The Aspergillus luchuensis IFO 4308 DNA, chromosome 4, nearly complete sequence DNA window ACCTGTATCTGACTGAGCAGGAGAAGACGGCCAAGATGAAGATCGATGAACCGAAGACTCCCTATGCGCCGCGCTATGACCccgccgaggatgaagacgagctGGCGGGTGAGGAAAGTCTGATTGATGCGcaagaggtggtggtggacgaaCTGGAcaagacgaagaaggcgcACAAGAAGGCGATCGCAGAGGATGATATTCCGGAGTTGGAGCTGGGCGAGGCTGAGGAGTATGGCGGTGATGCGCACATGGGAGATGCGGATCGGATCGTGCGCGAACGAAGCCTGAGCAATGACTCACATCGGGGCGGGAAGCACGTTGTAGTCGGGGCTGGCGAGTTGAATGGCGAGACGGAGTCTGGTGGAGATACGTTGATGACGGCGGGCGAAGCCGAGGAAAAGCATCGCCAGTTCGAGCAGCATCGGAAGAAGCACTATGAGATGCGGAACATTAAGGAGCTCCTTGCGTAAGTTGCCCCCTCGTTTTCCAGAATGGGGCTGTGGAATTTGTCATGGTGTCTGGTATACTGACGGGTTTCTGGTTTGGTAGTCACCCGGAAGAGCTTGAGGACGAaatggacgaagatgaagacgaggggGACAGCTCGAGCGCCGCGGTGCCGCCCCCGATGCCTATGATTCCGGAGCGATTTCTAAATGGAGGAAAGTGAGGTTGCGAAAGGATGGACggacagagagagacactAAAATTACTTCTACCCGAGAAGGACTTACGACGGGAAGAGGTAAAACCGGAAAatgggtggagggagggactAGCTGATTCTTTGCTGCATTAAACGGACTCTGTATATTCCCCAGCGTTGTTGTTTGGTCATGATGGGACGGACTTGTATGTATCTATGGGAAGTATTCTGCTTTTTactttaattttctttcttcttttgcaaGCTGATGTGGATTTGTCGGCTCTTTGAGACTCATAGCGATTGAtgggttgattgattgatagacGAGAGAGATAAAATGAAATGAAcccgggggggaggggagttaTGGATTATTGACACGTCTTGTTTTAtgactagatagatactaagtactccgtagtaaaATGAGCTACGTAGTTAGTTGAGTGTCAGGGGGAACCGAAACAATCCACCCGAAGCAGGGAGAGTTCCAGACTGTTGTTTGTCTGACCTGCTAACAGGCCAGGGGGGGACTTCGTCATCCTTCGCGTCAAAAAATAGCAACCATCGAATAGTACTACGAGAAAATACAAACCAAAATACAGAAAAGACAATTTagcaaagaaaaatgaaCCAATACCATCAAGAGAAAAGGTgataagtagtaagtattatgTACTAGTGAGTGAGTTAGAGCACGCGCCTCTTCGCTAAACCCTCGGGCTGGGCTGTCAAATCATCCGACCGACCACCTGAGACaaggaaagaataataatagtatcaatcaaggaaggaaaaaaaaaatgaataaAATTTACCAAGAGTTGGCATACCTACCCTCGAGTACTTACCCGGTGCCTTGCATGTCATCTTGGAGGGAAGtgagtggatgatgaggtgtgtgtgtgatcAGTCACCGCATGCTGTAGCCTGTCAGGGGGGCGCATCATATTCTCGTCTCTCTCAGTCTCTCAGTCTCTCTCCTGAAACATCCTTGCAGGCCCACTTCAAAAGATTcaggaggatgggatggatcatTTTGTTCCTATCTAGTACGTCGCTACTTTAGTTAGTTGGTTGCTATTTCTGAGTCACTTGGTGGTGTGCCTTTTTCACTTACTATTTCCCCCAAATCAATAGATCAGATGTTGAATAAAGTTATAaggtttgttgttgtctATCTGTTTATCTACTTAGTAGTGAAAGAGTCATGTATGAGATTGTCAAccatgggatgatgatggatcccatgtttgtttgtttgtttgaaaTTTAAACTCTCTGGATCTGGTCTGAATtgatagataaaaataatgataataataataatagttgtctgtcttgtctgaTCGCCGTTTGAAACCTCCTAAATGAAATTAACGGCCGCTGCAgcaattaattaattaatcctCTGCTGCCTCTGATTGGATTGCACGCCTTTTTTCTGTGCTTTCTTAGCTTCTCGTCTCGTCTTTGCCTGCTTCTGTCGCTTCGCTtcgtttctttcttgtttctctctctcgtgttttctcctcttccccttctcttcctcttctccttctttctctctttctttctccccatACTGTGTGCTAATTTCACGGCTGTCATTGGAAAAGCCCATCCCACTTTCGCATCCGCAATTCCCATACATTCTTTTAATTTcatttcctcccccccctccctctctctatTCTATCTTCAACTAATCAACTACTACCAATAATAACATCCCACTACATACATCATGGCCGATCAACCCGAAAAgactgccgccgccgctcctGCTGCCCCCGAGGCGcaaccttccaccaccaccaccaccaccactactgaGCCTGCGGTTTCCGAATCCCAGCCTCAGCCCGAAGTCGAACAGAAAGTCGAGCCTGTGACgacaggagaagaagcagcttctcctgcccccgctgccgctgccacgGAACCTCCCGTGACGGAACCCGCTCCCGCTCCCGCCCAGGAGGCCCCCGAAgataagaaggaagaagaaaaacccAAGGAAGAGACCAAGGAGACCAAGACTGAGGAACCCAAGGAGGAGCAAAAGGCGGATGAGCCCAAGGCTGAGCCAAAggccgaagaagcaaagaaggaggaggaacaaaAGCCCGCTCAGCCCGAGTATCTGGCCAAGAACCCGGCCCTCAGCCAGTTCTTCGATCGTCTGTCGGCCATTCTCTCCTCCACTGGCTACAATGAGATGTGGGGTGTCACCCTCAAGGACTCCTCGGATGTCCCCACCGTCAACATTCTCATCAAGTTCCTGCGCGCCAACGAGGGTAACGTCAAGCTGGCCGAGGAGCAGCTCACCAAGGCCCTGCAATGGCGCAAGGAGATGAACCCCCTCGCCCTGACCGAGGGCCGCTACAGTGCTGAGCGCTATGGTGGTCTGGGCTATGTCACCAAGTACCCGGAGGCCAATGGCAAGGAGGTCATTGTCACTTGGAATGTCTATGGTAATGTCAAGTCGATTGATCAGACCTTTGGCGATGTGGATGGGTAAGtgcggctgctgttgctactTTTTTATTGTGATTGATGGGGGGTTCCATATCTAACTGTCACTAGATTCATCAAGTGGCGTGTCGCGCTCATGGAACTCGCTGTCAAGGACCTGAAGCTGAGCGAGGCGACGACCGTGATCGACTACGACGGCGAGGACCCGTACCAGATGCTCCAGGTCCACGACTACCAGAACGTCAGCTTCCTCCGCCTGAACCCCACCATCAAGGCGGCCAGCAAGAAGACCATCGAGGTGTTCTCCATGGCCTACCCCGAGCTGCTGCGGGAGAAGTTCTTCGTTAACGTGCCTGCCATTATGGGCTGGATGTTCGCTGCCATGAAGGTCTTCCTCAGCAAGAACACCACCCGCAAGTTCCACCCCATCTCCAATGGTGCCAACCTGGCCCGCGAGTTCCCTtccctgaaggagaagttccCCAAGACCTACGGTGGTAACGGCGCGAccctcgaggaggatgcgtTCACGGTCAACCTTGAGAAGGCCCAGCCTGCTCCGGAAGCCCCCAAGGAGGAGGCTAAGGAGGAGCCCAAGCAGGAGCAGACCGAGGCCCCTAAGGAAGAGGCCAAGGCAGAACCGGCTGAGGCTCCCAAGGaagaggtgaaggaggaagccAAGACAGAGCAGCCGGCGGCTGAGGAGCCCACCAAGGCAGAGACTGCAGTGACGGCCCAGGAGGCGCCCGCCGCGGAAGCCAAAtaaaagcaagcaagaggCGTAATCCACGCCTGGTCGGGATGAGGCCAGGATCACTGATCACTTTAATTTACGGTAATGGATGGGACAGGTTGGATTGATACCCGGGGGAATCGGTAGAATGATTTCCGTGTCGTTTTGCGTACTTGATACCTCTCGATAGTGTGTGTGCTTTATGTTCTGGGATTGATGGGGGTGCAGAGGCACtagatagtaatatttaatgTAACAGGTCATATAGCCTCCGATTTAAAGTTACGATGTTTCTGTCGCGTGGACCGTTATTTCATGCGTTCCTGCATGCCGCAGGACTTGATCGTATTAAAACACCGTATTCCTGCCTATTTATGCTGATCGCCAGCCAGGCACCCCTGATGACTCAGCAGACAGTGTCCCTCATTTCCTGCACCAACAAAACACTCAGCTGCACAACTAAGACTGCACGAACAACAGGCAGCAAATAACATTCGGGCAAGGGAGATTTAGTGTGttgttcttcccttctctcctctcgaGTGTGGTTGTATCCTATAAACCACCCTCTCTCACTATCCCTCTCCACCAATTCTAACTCTGTCATTCTTCCACCCTTTCTATCCCCccaatattataataataataataataataagtgtacaacaaccccatcacAATGTCGGGACCTCACATCGGCCCGTGGAGAACTCCCGCCCAAGGCCATCTCACTCCCGACGCCAACGGCGATCTCAAAACCGACTACACGCGCTGGCGTCTCCGCGACGACCGCGGCCGCCAAACCTGGCACTACCTGGAATCCGACGCCGAAAATGAGCAATGGCCTCAATCCATCGCAGATAAGTATTTCCTGGGTCTGCCCACGGGACTTCCCGAGCTCCCTAAACCCCAGACGCCCCTGCAATGCGCCGAGAACGGGCTGGAGTTCTTCTCCAAGTTGCAGCTGGAGCCGGGGAACTGGGCGTGCGAGTATGGTGGGCCCATGTTCTTGCTGCCTGTCTTGATTATCACGTATTATGTTACCAACACGCCTATTCCGCCGGAGTATGCTACCGAGATTAAGCGCTATTTGTTCGCTAGGCAGCATCcggaggatggtgggtgggggTTGCATATTGAAGCTCATAGTTCGGTGTTTGGTACTTGTATGAATTATGTTACGTTGAGGTTGGTGGGTGTGAGTGAGGAGGATCCGAGGATGGTGAAGGCTAGGGGGTTGTTGCATCAGTTTGGGGGTGCTATTTATGGGCCTCATTGGGCTAAGTTCTCGCTGGCTGTCTTGGGTGTTATGGATTGGGAGTGTGTCAATCCGGTGCCGCCGGAGATTTGGTgagtttctttcttgtctgtTCTAGTGGATGGGTTGCTGATTCTAGCAGGCTACTTCCTGACTGGGTGCCATTTGCGCCGTGGCGCTGGTGGATTCATATTCGTCAGGTCTTCTTGCCCATGTCGTATTTGTGGTCGAAGAGGTTCTCGCATCCGTTGGACCCTCTCACCAAGCAGCTGCGGCAGGAGCTGTATACCCAACCGTATGACTCGATTGACTTTGCGGCGCATCGCAACTCAATCCACAAGGCGGACAATTACTACCCCAAGACGTGGCTGCTGAATACCTTGAACTCTCTGCTCGTCAACATCTGGAACCCGTACCTTCGTCTCCCTGCCATTGTGCGTCGCGCGGAGGAGTGGACGTGGGAGTTGGTGCGCATGGAGGACGAGAATACCGACTACGCCGGTCTGGGGCCCGTGAGCAACCCGTTCAACATGATTGTGTGCTACGAGCATGACGGTCCGGACAGCTACTCGGTCCGTCGCCACCGCGAACGGCTGCACGACTACATGTGGATGAAGGACGAGGGCATGCTGATGAACGGCACCAACGGCGTCCAGGTGTGGGATACAGCCTTTATCACGCAGAGTATCGTGGTGGCTGGCTTTGGCGATGACCCGAAATGGCGGCCCATGCTCACCAAAGCCCTGGAGTTCCTGGAAGACCATCAGCTGCGCGAGAACGTGCCGGACCAGGAGAAATGCTACCGCCAGCACCGCAAGGGCGCATGGCCATTCAGCAACAAGACGCAGGGATACACGGTCAGTGACTGCACTGCCGAGGGACTGCGCTCGACCATCCAGCTGCAGGAGATGCACAACTTCCCGAAACTCATCTCGGAGGAGCGGTTGAAGGACAGCGTCGACTGTCTGCTCCTGATGCAGAACCCTACTGGTGGGTTCACCGAGTACGAAACCACACGGGCATCCGAGAAGGTGGAGTGGCTCAACGCAGCCGAGGTATTCGGTGGAATCATGATCGGATACGACTATCCCGAGTGCACGACCGCGTCCGTCACCGCGCTCTCCCTCTTCAGCAAGTACTATCCGAACTACCGGGCCGCGGAGATCAAGTCCGCCAAGGAAAAGGCCGTGCGGTACATCAAGCGGGTGCAGCGCGCCGACGGCAGCTGGTACGGATCGTGGGGCATCTGCTTCACGTACGCGGCGATGTTTGCGCTGGAGAGTCTGGCCAGCATCGGAGAGACGTACGAGACGAGCGCGGACTCCCGACGCGGATGCGAGTTTCTCAtctcgaagcagaaggaggaCGGCGGCTGGGGCGAGTCATACCTCAGCAGCGAGAAGCACGTCTATGTGCAGCACGAGAAGTCGCAGGTCGTGCAGACCGCATGGGCCAGTCTGGCGCTGATGGAGGCCGGGTATCCGCATAAGGAGCCGCTGCGAAAGGCAATGCAGCTGCTGATGTCGCGGCAGCAGTCCAACGGAGAGTGGTTGCAGGAGTCGATTGAGGGAGTGTTTAACCAATCTTGGTGAGTATTTACCTGATCGTAACTTGAGAGATAAGCTACTAACGAGTGACAGCATGATTTCGTACCCCAACTATAAGTTGTACTGGCCGATCCGGGCGTTGGGATTGTATGCGCGCAAGTTTG harbors:
- the ERG7_3 gene encoding terpene cyclase/mutase family protein (BUSCO:EOG09260SIZ;~COG:I;~EggNog:ENOG410PHHR;~InterPro:IPR018333,IPR008930,IPR032696,IPR002365, IPR032697;~PFAM:PF00432,PF13243,PF13249;~antiSMASH:Cluster_4.11;~go_component: GO:0005811 - lipid droplet [Evidence IEA];~go_function: GO:0000250 - lanosterol synthase activity [Evidence IEA];~go_function: GO:0016866 - intramolecular transferase activity [Evidence IEA];~go_function: GO:0042300 - beta-amyrin synthase activity [Evidence IEA];~go_process: GO:0016104 - triterpenoid biosynthetic process [Evidence IEA]), whose translation is MSGPHIGPWRTPAQGHLTPDANGDLKTDYTRWRLRDDRGRQTWHYLESDAENEQWPQSIADKYFLGLPTGLPELPKPQTPLQCAENGLEFFSKLQLEPGNWACEYGGPMFLLPVLIITYYVTNTPIPPEYATEIKRYLFARQHPEDGGWGLHIEAHSSVFGTCMNYVTLRLVGVSEEDPRMVKARGLLHQFGGAIYGPHWAKFSLAVLGVMDWECVNPVPPEIWLLPDWVPFAPWRWWIHIRQVFLPMSYLWSKRFSHPLDPLTKQLRQELYTQPYDSIDFAAHRNSIHKADNYYPKTWLLNTLNSLLVNIWNPYLRLPAIVRRAEEWTWELVRMEDENTDYAGLGPVSNPFNMIVCYEHDGPDSYSVRRHRERLHDYMWMKDEGMLMNGTNGVQVWDTAFITQSIVVAGFGDDPKWRPMLTKALEFLEDHQLRENVPDQEKCYRQHRKGAWPFSNKTQGYTVSDCTAEGLRSTIQLQEMHNFPKLISEERLKDSVDCLLLMQNPTGGFTEYETTRASEKVEWLNAAEVFGGIMIGYDYPECTTASVTALSLFSKYYPNYRAAEIKSAKEKAVRYIKRVQRADGSWYGSWGICFTYAAMFALESLASIGETYETSADSRRGCEFLISKQKEDGGWGESYLSSEKHVYVQHEKSQVVQTAWASLALMEAGYPHKEPLRKAMQLLMSRQQSNGEWLQESIEGVFNQSCMISYPNYKLYWPIRALGLYARKFGNEELV
- the sfh5 gene encoding CRAL/TRIO domain protein (COG:U;~EggNog:ENOG410PM5W;~InterPro:IPR011074,IPR036865,IPR042938,IPR036273, IPR001251;~PFAM:PF00650,PF03765;~TransMembrane:1 (o334-353i);~antiSMASH:Cluster_4.11;~go_function: GO:0008526 - phosphatidylinositol transfer activity [Evidence IEA]), whose translation is MADQPEKTAAAAPAAPEAQPSTTTTTTTTEPAVSESQPQPEVEQKVEPVTTGEEAASPAPAAAATEPPVTEPAPAPAQEAPEDKKEEEKPKEETKETKTEEPKEEQKADEPKAEPKAEEAKKEEEQKPAQPEYLAKNPALSQFFDRLSAILSSTGYNEMWGVTLKDSSDVPTVNILIKFLRANEGNVKLAEEQLTKALQWRKEMNPLALTEGRYSAERYGGLGYVTKYPEANGKEVIVTWNVYGNVKSIDQTFGDVDGFIKWRVALMELAVKDLKLSEATTVIDYDGEDPYQMLQVHDYQNVSFLRLNPTIKAASKKTIEVFSMAYPELLREKFFVNVPAIMGWMFAAMKVFLSKNTTRKFHPISNGANLAREFPSLKEKFPKTYGGNGATLEEDAFTVNLEKAQPAPEAPKEEAKEEPKQEQTEAPKEEAKAEPAEAPKEEVKEEAKTEQPAAEEPTKAETAVTAQEAPAAEAK
- a CDS encoding PP1-complex regulatory subunit GLC8 (COG:S;~EggNog:ENOG410PNFQ;~InterPro:IPR007062;~PFAM:PF04979;~antiSMASH:Cluster_4.11;~go_function: GO:0004864 - protein phosphatase inhibitor activity [Evidence IEA];~go_process: GO:0009966 - regulation of signal transduction [Evidence IEA];~go_process: GO:0043666 - regulation of phosphoprotein phosphatase activity [Evidence IEA]); translated protein: MHTSDPRVNKPRAIIPVLRLVANRTAGILKNSSSHVPQVAQHAHATLTIPSTSADSTDTKEITLQNTLQNAGRRRSSSNTRPGSSSRRQSLASIHGHHEESSPRLKWDEANLYLTEQEKTAKMKIDEPKTPYAPRYDPAEDEDELAGEESLIDAQEVVVDELDKTKKAHKKAIAEDDIPELELGEAEEYGGDAHMGDADRIVRERSLSNDSHRGGKHVVVGAGELNGETESGGDTLMTAGEAEEKHRQFEQHRKKHYEMRNIKELLAHPEELEDEMDEDEDEGDSSSAAVPPPMPMIPERFLNGGK